A single genomic interval of Schistocerca americana isolate TAMUIC-IGC-003095 chromosome 2, iqSchAmer2.1, whole genome shotgun sequence harbors:
- the LOC124592661 gene encoding ankyrin-1-like — protein sequence MYMDDIVGTIPATGGAGDLEDSQEMRVTDTLVKLGPLHIAAAHGNLHMLKVLIARGGDVNARGSCPGSALKVEEDLTPLHVAAENANVNIVLTLIRAGACVNAKTRSNLYPLHLAAFYGRLSVVKALVYANADVNAENDRKFTPLFYAVYENFEDIARFLVQNGALVNARNANLVTPLHFAAGKGNANIAKLLIQNKAAINAKNEDGFTPLHTAIQYRHAAVSQLLINNGADLKARNTEGWTPLHSVAYSGYPAETARLLIGKGVSVNSKDRTGITPLYLAADTDSTDIINVLIENKAEVNVADNRMWTPLHTAACKGYLDTVKILLASGAVIDARTQKQNTPLHFAANSWHAEVVKYLLTKGAEVDALDDTNWTPLHFAAGEDPTRRKSRHFGVKKHACKLNTMKALIENGADINAKGSIDETPLHIAVKFGSPVVARYLLENGAYYDLKPQSSFGDIAVSGTALLHATEKLFQAVKKAKCSEIEKCVQEGAPVNSRSIRYGTPLMYASWKGYVAVVNVLLENGANINLSDSNGNTPLHYAAKFGHHEILCILLQHGAVYNARTKSGKKTPLHFAQEGGKNEVAETLKLIECMFIRISQNDSTVLRELNSLKDIKYAEFLAIKNCKNVNQETLIQIASKHECEKLCKLLCDL from the coding sequence ATGTACATGGACGACATCGTAGGCACAATCCCCGCTACAGGAGGAGCTGGCGATTTGGAAGATTCCCAGGAAATGCgggtgactgacactctcgtcaaaCTAGGACCGCTCCATATTGCTGCTGCGCACGGCAATTTGCACATGCTCAAAGTGCTTATCGCACGGGGCGGTGATGTAAATGCTCGGGGTTCTTGCCCTGGTTCAGCGTTGAAGGTGGAGGAAGATCTGACACCATTACATGTAGCAGCTGAAAATGCTAACGTAAACATTGTGCTCACTTTGATCCGTGCGGGCGCTTGTGTCAACGCAAAGACTCGTTCCAATCTTTACCCACTGCACCTTGCAGCATTTTACGGCCGTTTATCCGTGGTGAAGGCACTAGTATATGCAAATGCTGATGTAAATGCCGAGAATGACAGAAAATTCACCCCTTTATTTTATGCTGTGTACGAAAATTTTGAAGACATAGCTAGATTTCTTGTACAAAATGGTGCTCTTGTAAATGCAAGAAATGCAAACCTTGTGACACCATTGCATTTCGCAGCAGGAAAGGGAAATGCTAACATAGCAAAGCTGCTGATCCAGAACAAGGCCGCGATTAATGCAAAGAACGAGGATGGCTTCACGCCACTGCATACGGCCATACAATACAGACATGCTGCAGTAAGTCAGTTGTTGATTAACAATGGAGCGGATTTGAAGGCGAGAAATACCGAAGGATGGACCCCTTTGCATAGTGTAGCGTACAGTGGATACCCAGCAGAAACTGCCAGACTTTTGATTGGAAAAGGTGTTAGCGTGAATTCGAAGGACAGGACTGGGATAACACCCTTATACCTtgctgctgacaccgatagcactGATATAATAAACGTCCTTATCGAAAACAAAGCTGAAGTTAATGTCGCTGACAATCGAATGTGGACACCATTGCATACCGCAGCTTGCAAGGGCTATTTGGACACCGTAAAAATTCTTCTCGCCAGTGGTGCTGTAATTGACGCAAGGACCCAAAAGCAGAATACGCCGTTGCATTTCGCAGCAAACTCCTGGCACGCCGAAGTAGTCAAATACCTTTTGACGAAAGGGGCCGAGGTTGATGCACTTGATGACACGAACTGGACACCTCTTCATTTTGCGGCAGGTGAGGATCCTACCCGCCGCAAATCGAGACACTTCGGTGTAAAGAAACACGCCTGTAAACTGAATACCATGAAAGCTCTCATAGAAAATGGTGCTGATATAAATGCTAAGGGAAGCATTGATGAAACACCTTTGCACATAGCTGTAAAGTTCGGTAGTCCTGTAGTTGCTAGATACCTGTTAGAGAATGGTGCATATTATGACTTGAAGCCCCAAAGTAGCTTTGGTGACATTGCCGTTTCAGGGACTGCTTTATTGCATGCTACTGAAAAGCTGTTTCAAGCTGTGAAAAAAGCCAAGTGTTCTGAAATTGAAAAATGTGTTCAAGAAGGGGCACCAGTCAACAGCAGAAGTATCAGGTATGGAACACCACTTATGTATGCATCTTGGAAAGGATACGTAGCCGTTGTTAATGTTTTGCTAGAAAATGGGGCCAATATTAATTTAAGTGACAGCAATGGCAATACTCCTCTACATTATGCAGCAAAATTTGGACatcatgaaatactatgtattttaCTGCAACATGGTGCAGTATACAACGCTAGAACCAAATCAGGCAAAAAAACACCACTACATTTTGCCCAAGAAGGAGGGAAAAACGAAGTTGCTGAGACACTAAAACTAATTGAATGTATGTTTATTAGAATTAGCCAAAATGATAGCACAGTCCTAAGGGAGTTAAATTCATTAAAGGACATAAAATATGCTGAATTTCTCgccataaaaaattgcaaaaatgtaaATCAAGAAACACTGATACAAATAGCTTCAAAACATGAATGTGAAAAACTCTGTAAATTGCTTTGTGATTTGTAA